ATCCAAGCAAGCGATATAACCTCATGGGATTTAATGCTGCAGACAAAGTGGATTTCTCCTCATGGAATCAGGTACAGATTGAGGGGAATCAAATGCTTGCACACGTCAAATTTATAAGTACAGTCATGCgtgaatatatttttatgtttacacCCCAAATCATACATattggacaaacacacacatttttcttattttggcTCTTTATTTTATCAGATTAGATTTGACAATAAAGAATGGATAATAGGATGAAAGTGGTGACTGTTCTTGAATTTTAAGTGTtgtaagcaggaaaaatgggcaaatgAAAATTTCTGAGTGACTGACAAGGGCAAAattgtgatggctagacaactgggtcagagcatctccagaacggcaagtcttgtgcagtgttcccagtatgcagtggttagtacctacccaaattggtgcaaggaaggacatctAGTAAACCGGCGTTTGGGTCACGGGTGCCTAAAGGCTCATTAATGCACGTGGAGGCAAGACTAGCCTGTCTGATTTGATCACACAGAAGCGCTACTATAGCTCAAATTTCTCAAAAATTGATTGAtgtccatgatagaaaggtgtaagAACACAGTGTGTTGCAGACTGGTCAGCATTCctttgatgacccctgtccacttcAGAAAACCGTCAGCACTGAATCTTGGAGCAGCGTTAAAAGGAAGAAATGGTAGCAGGATGCACTACAGGAAGAAGGCAATGTTGGGCTGCAAAACCTTGGGTCCtgccattcatgtggatgttactttgacacataccacctatctagagattgttACAGACCACATACATCCCTTCATATCAATAGTGTCCCCTGAGggtagtggcctctttcagcaggtaatgcactctgccacactgcaaaaattgttcaggaatggtttgaggaacacgaGTTCAAGGTGCCTTGGTACCCAGATTTCAATACAATTGAGcatatgtgggatgtgctggaacaacaaatccaatccatggaggcagTCCAATAAATTTCCACTAAGAGCGCCAGCAGgtcttatgtttttttgtttcgttttttttattgaactatTCACACTCCTGCCGGGACctcccccttcttcccccccccccccccccccccccccatatgcacGTTGCACATTTTCACGGCACAGATGATCAGCGGTACACTCCAGGAAGAATCCGACaagaggtaaaatattttatcGAATGCATTTAGACATAGGACAGCAAAGGGTTAAAGGATCTGCGGCATGTATCCATATATTGGTGCCAGATCCCACATGACACGTTCATAGGTTTTGCGGAATCTATGCAGAATCCTCCAACAGAGCTGTTTTGGTAGGGGGGGGGGCTACACGATATTTGGCaggaggttttaatgttgtgtgtgtgtacgcaCCAGGAGCAGTGCTGGAATGTTAGCCATTTTTACACTCTGTGCTTCTACTTTATGGGACAAAAATCTAATTGGACAAGTTGCTATAATCTTGAACAATgtctagtatttttattttttagtattttaGCAAATTGTTTGCCTATAGACTGCAACCATTCGACTTTGCCAGACCGTTAGTATTTGTTTTGTCATTGCTTGATTTTTTCCATTCAGTTTGTGTGATTTGATTTTGCTGGTTAGGAACAGCCCACATACAACGAAGTGCTCCAGGACTCTCTAGAATTTTTTCTTTATCTTGTATCAGATTATCAAAACTTGAAATGGCAGTTAATGTGATGCTatcactgctccccccccccccccccccccccctagcgctGCAGTTAGCAAGGAAGTGTTAGCCAGTGCAAAAGTGGTGGAGAGGTGCCATTGGAGACCGGGGACTATAGTTCACTATTAAACCAGAAATAAACAGCTTACTAGTTAACTGAGGGAAGGCATTAGGCCCCTCCAGCCATCATAACAACTGAAATAAATTAAGTAGATCAAattcctggagtgttcctttaagtcatttAACCTATTATGATGTCTAGAAAATTGTTTGCTCCAACTGTTGAGGGCAGATTCAGAAAATGCAAATGTTAACCTACAGGATCACTATCTGGCCCTTTTGTCAAAGCAATTAAATTTGGTCTCCCAATAATGGCACGCTATATAAATATGATCTAATTCCTAACAAGCAGCAGGCAAATCCAACAGAAGACAGAAACCTCCCAACAAATCTCCAAATGTCCTTTCAGACTGTTTCTAACATGTATCGCTTGCATTCTTAACCACCTCCACCTTTTTATTGGTGCAATATATGAAaatcactgtaaatgtattaatcTACCCATGAGCATTGTAGATAGTATTTTATGAACAGATCATCTTCACCCCATCTAGGCTCGCATGGAACGTGACCTGAGTGCCAAGAAGATGTTTCAGGATGAAGATCTTCCAGAGTCTGGAGCAGGGAGTGAATTTAACCGGAAGCAGAGGGAAGAGGCTCGAAGGAAGAAGTATGGTATCATTCTGAAGGAGTTCAAGAATGAGGACCAACCGTGGACTCTGCGAGTGAATGGCAAAGCAGGGCGAAAGTAAGTGGTGCCTCACACAAAGGCAAAACCTGATCTTAAAAAGACGTGAGCTTATGGTTTTTATGTATCTGCAGGTTCAGAGGAGTGAAGAAGGGTGGAGTGACCGAGAATGCCTCTTACTTCATCTTTACTCAGTGTCCTGACGGAGCCTTTGAAGCATTTCCTGTTTCCAACTGGTACAACTTCACACCAGTGGCCAAGCATCGAACTCTCACTGCTGAGGAGGCCGAGCAAGAATGGGAGAGGTGATTAATGTCCCATCATGTTACAGCTATCTAGACAGGAGGAAGCGATAGACGTTTGTGCTTCTTTCTTCCTATTATGGCCCAGTGATATGAGCATCACATTAATGTTACAAAGAATAAGGGGAGAGCACAAATACATTAACAAAATATTCCTTTAACTGGCAAATATATCTTTAAATCCTGTTCAGTAACATAACTTTAAATTTGAACTttcatattttgtaaaaaaaaaaaaaaatattaagttaaTTAAATTTAATGAAACTTAGTGAtatgtttttaaataatgtatactGATTCTTTAAatcagcacagggtgacacagacaggagggagatatgggacatggagtctgtccctcacagtacagggtgacacagacaggagggagctatgggacattgTGTCACCCTGTACTGGGAGAGACAGACTCCAACAGGAGGGAgatatgggacatggagtctgtccctcccagcatagggtgacacagacaggatggcgatatgggacatggagtctgtccctcccagcataGGGTAACACAGACAGGAggaagctatgggacatggagtctgtccctcgcagtacagggtgacacagacaggacggagctatgggacatggagtctgtcgctcccagcacagggtgacacagacaggagggagctatgggacatggagtttgtccctcccagcacagggtgacacagacaggaggaagctatgggacatggagtcagtccctcccagcacagggtgacacagacaggaaggAGCACAGGATTGTACAAGCAAGGATAATGGGGAATTGCTTACCACTGTACAGTAATTCTTCCTCTATACCTGTTACTCTCTCCTCATTTACATAACATTCTGTGTCAGATGTTTTCTTTACTATGCCAACATATCTGTCTACAGACGTAATAAGATCCTTAATCACTTCACCATTATGCAACAACGTCGTCTGAAAGACCAAGGAGGAGACGACGATGAAGAAGAGGGTGCAGGCAAGCAGGAAAAGGGAGGAAAGaacaagaaaaagaagaaaaagaatgaCCTCAAAATCCATGACCTAGAGGATGACCTGGATCTGAGCTCTAGCGAGAGTGAGGAGAGTGGTGAAGATGGTGAGTGAAGGTGCAAGACACAACCTTGAAGTtctgggaggggtgggggggggagtgttAGAATGAGTGTAAGATTCAGaaggggagcagtgagggagccttgATCAGTAGGAGAGTGACAATAAGTGTTTACAGAGAGGAAGCACTGGGAAAGATTGTAAGTAGAAGTGTGGGAATGGGAGTAATACAAATAAGATTAGAACTAGAAGTGTGGGAATGTGTGTGCACAATGTTGGCACTGGTAGGGGTGGGGAATGGTGAGTAGGAGTGTAAGCTAAAGTTTGAAGGCGCTGGTGAGGTACTATTTGCAGCCCATGTTTGAAGGCTCCTTATTGAAGTGCTTTAGCTCGCTCATCCATATTGTGTCTATACTGGTAGAAACGTAGACGGTCTTCAGATAAATAAGCTGCTCAGACAGGGATTTGTGcgatagcttcccaatgctttcacataggaaagcattggattggctgagatcatcaagtttggtcTTAGTCAAGGGGGCGGAGCATTGGCAAGCTGCCGCGACTGGACCCACGCGGTGCTAGAAAAAGGTGAGTAATCTTTTTAACATAAAAATAGAAGGGGGGGAGGGTCGGGGACAGGACAGCtagacacatttgtattcctgacactatagtgttcctttaaccccttaaggacacatgacatgtgtgacatgtcatgattcccttttattgcagaagtttggtccttaaggggttaaagaaatagaAGAAACACCCATTCACTCTCTTTTTTGCATGATTTTTTGAACAATATTCAAGGTGAACGCCGGCCAAAGCCACAGAAAAAGTCTTCTGCCCaaacaaagaaaaagaagaagaaacatTCAGATACTGAGGCTCTAGAGGACAGCGATGATGGCGACTTTGAGGGCCAAGAAGTGGACTATATGTCTGATGACGAGAGCAGGTGAGTTGGAAGGAGTAAGCTTTATATAGAGCTAATGTTAGAGAATGAAAAGTGCGTAGAAAGAACCTTGATGTTTggggaaaataataaatctttatgaATCAAGATAAATGTTCCCTGTGCTTTCATTTGATGGTTGAGTGTGCATGATTACTTGGTTATAGGCTATTACAGCTACTCACAGTAACATTTTAGAATAAATGTAACTCTATGGAACCCAAATGTTCGCAGACTCTCATATAATAACATAGAGCCAGTTTTTGACCCTAATGTTACCATgttaaaatgagaatttaaaattaattttacattttaaagtgacagtccagacccctaaagcactttatcttgctgaGATGTGTTATGTGGGAAGAGTGTGTCcccttttcattttataaaaattgcagatttcaattgaaattggaacttttataaattaaccttgttacagccccctggctgtcagtcagacaagtGGTACTTCTTGGTTTGTTTAGCTCCGTTGAGTTAAACTCTAGGCAATTTGAGCAATTGCCCCGAGCACCCGCCTTGCAAAGGCTTCATTGAGCTatattgggaagtttgtgattggacagccacaaaaagtctgggcgggattagtaagggagggcttgtaaaggctgcagtgTGAAGGTACGCTACGAATTACAGTGTGAATTGTGCTTGTTTCTTTGTGTTCTGTTTTTATATACAGTGCTTTGGTAATTTGTTCTGTATTGGAGCTAAGAATTACTTTTAGCAGAATAAAGTGCTGATTGTGCCTACTATTGAAGTCTATAGTGTATGTTTTACTCTGGGAACAGAGAGATGGTTACTAATTCATCTATCTTTCATTTTATAGCTCGGATGAGCAACTTCCTGGGAAACCCACACCTGCCAAGGAGGAGGATTTGCCTAAAGGTAGAATTCTATGATGTATTATATAAAGGAAaatttaccgtaattttcttttcctgataatttattcatggcagcatttactcatggggttAGCTCcacccctcacagcagaaaggacatgaaacagaactctgaaactggtataaatagatcctcccccttcccatcaggcagtctttgttatatagcttcacaactcttatagtatatgggtgggaacgtaatgctgccatgaatacattatcaggaaaagaaaattacggtaagtatgaagcaaattttcctgactattattcatggcagcatttactcatgggtaatacccaagctgaatataaagagggagggacagagttcaaaaacagctaatagtTATAAAACATTATTGGGCTGcataaaccttagaagactttaaaaaagccaaaccagtaatcaataggatattgtTATAAAATCTGTTCAGACAAGGTAATTTACCCCAGCGGCTGCAAGGActgcaacctcctggcattcaaatgTCTGAAATAGCCTGAAAGGGccagataggaattaaggccatgaCAGCCAAACCTAGAGAAGGAACAAGGCTAGACAAACTCTCGTAGGCAATAAGGAACCCATCTTgtgatggataaaaaaaaaataaataatgttcttTTCTGATATAAATTTAAAACCAATGGATGACATCATCAAATCAGAACCTTGATAAAGGCATAACTTCCATATATACTGGAACAAGCAGATAATATTGGATGAGAACAGTTACACCATGCTATTAAAGATGGGGAGAATAACACTGAGAATCctactactttctggatgtattttacttacctgtagatacaggcaaccaatcaatatttgcctgtcagaaagaggcagggCGCAATAATGACTATATATTGCAAAACCAGACTCGCAATACCTCACAcagtggatgaattgatacatagaatgtgacggcagataagaaccattcggcccatctagtctgcccagttttctaaatacttttattagtccctggccttatcttatagttaggatagccttatgcctatcccacgcatgcttaaactcctttactgtgttaacctctaccacttcagctggaaggctattccatgcatccactaccctctcagtaaagtaatacttcctgatattatttttaaacctttgtccctctaatttaagactatgtcctcttgttgtggtagtttttcttcttttaaatatagtctcctcctttactgtgttgattccctttatgtatttaaatgttcctatcatatcccccctgtctcgtctttcctccaagctatacatgttaagatcctttaacctttcctggtaagttttatcctgcaatccatgaaccagtttagtagcccttctttgaactctctctaaggtatcaatatccttctgaagatagggtctccagtactgtgtacagtactccaagtgaggtctcaccagtgttctgtacaatggcatacagcaatgatcagtcacaggagaggtataaacctaggcaaaggcaagaagaatcGTATACAGATTAGCTGAAGACAAAAagaaatatcggtatgaaccGTAGAAATTGTGGCAACtactaaacatagaaacatagaggaCATTAGTCAtggttctgaaaatatattaacatacattattatatacattaacAAGGGGgcaacaggatttgaacctgagaccgcttgatctgcagtcaaatgctctaccccTGAGCTATACCACACAATCTAAATTATTAGTAGGCCAACCacgtcagtacctacattcaaatataaacatattgtaaatagtacagattatgctAAACCATATAGTCAAATTTATTAGAGAGACTGATGTGCAATATAATAGGAGATGTGGAATAGGCAGGATACTGAtgagaaggtggtaaccagaggcacattatacattgtggcaacagacacataataagTAGGATAGTAGGAGATATTCTGTTATCCTTAGGAGAACAAACAACTGCATACTTATACATGTGTGTACTTCAATCAGACATCCAGGAAAGTTTCCTTACCTTGGCTATTActctgtcttcaggactgtggaattccagcagacttcatacagccaggatatccattattagcactcttttgcaccaacatgtataaacttacctaaatgctcaccacacaaacttcctaaatgtgacctatttgttagaaggaagcctaatgtaagcagctgggagggactgaaaaaacagagacccaggtgccttaCTAGctttaatctaaattactaatgcacttacctgaacagttTCAAGCCTGTGTTTCAGCGGccaaatggggatttgaacaactgacagcctaaactgtttaaactataggcttccatctgtaccccatatgccgttCATCATCACCAGTGGGAGAAGGTGTAAACCAAACCCAAGTGGAATACATAGAATAGTtatacccaggtagtcaccttatggaagtgctgtttgctgggtcttcagggataaaggcttagactcgtctgggcctcatgtatgcagtcgACCGCTGTCATTACTTCTGAGAGAGAGATATGTTCGACTCCtggttgctgaaggaggtgcccAGGCTGGCGActtacagatgtgctgtttgctgggtcttcagggataagaggctgaaccctggcctggcttcatgtaggcagtatatctcattcatcccctgagggggtacccatgctggcctgttgctgggtcttcagggataagaggctgaaccctggcatgcagtggaccattttcatccccagagggagaggttgggtccgacccccggtcactaatgGGGGTACCCAGGCTGGCTGCCTTACAATAGtgctttgctgggtcttcagggcttagaggctgaaccccggcacggctacaaaaatattgcctggtgagcataaaagaaaatctaggcctgcataagcagactccttccaaactgctgtgcaggacaggaaaaaaagactgcctgatgggaggggggaggatctatttataccagttgcagagttctgtttcctgtcctttctgctgtgaggggagttGCTAACCcttgagtaaatgctgccatgaataatggtcaggaaatgtctgtttctgtatgtaccTAACTTGGCCCAATAGAGAGAGTAACCGCCAGGCCCAAGATTTCAAGCTCTGCGCAGTTAGCCGGGCTTTAATGTTACTTGCCAAAAGAAACCTCTTATAATGTAACTAATACACAATGGAAGACCTAGATGCTTGAAGACCTTTAGCACTCTGGCAACAGTTGAACCTGAAATTGCGTCTTTGCTTATAAAGGTGGATGCTTGGAAAGTGTACCTGCAGGACTTTGCAGCTCTTATCTTTTGGGTCCTTTATTCAAATGGCTTCCCCAATGAGTAGAGTGGTCTTTTTAGATAGCTGTGGTTTTAGAACATATATTTTAGGAAGGGTTTCCAAAGCTTCTGTTTCTTTCTACTTAAACAAGTGCTTAGACTGTTTTGAAGTAAAGACATTCTTCTTAGGATTTCTTCCAATCTTATTGGGTGATCTCCTGTCTGTTGTATATTgatgctaatgaacaggttagcacatagcggtttgtactgaccctgtgtATATTTGCATAGTGCTATCACATCCCCTCTTGGgtgcctttttttttctaaagaaagcaAATACAGTTTTTCTAGCGTTTTCATAAGTTTTCCAtccccctttttaattttgtagctcgcctctgcactatttccagttctgctatatccttctttaaaactggtgcccaaaattgtattgcatattccaGGTGGGGTCTGGACGTGCTGAGCCTTACCTAGCTCAGATATCTTGCAGAGCTCAATAATGGGTAGTGTGCTGAATGTACTAACAAGACCAGTTTATATACTGACGTTACCAACTTGGAGGGTCCAAGTTGCATATCCCTGTAATAAACAGACAGCTCCTGATACGCTGACCAGTACAATGCATGACGAAACTATGACATTCATGCCAGGACTTCAACCAAAATCGAGTTAATAACTTTTGTAGGTAGGAAACTATTAATGGGATAAAGGACCTGGAGTGACCTTGACACACATGTCTTGTTCTGTTTCAGGGATAGATGAGGGGAGTGAGTCCAGTGAGGAAAGCGAGGAGGAGAAGgttgaggaagaggaggaagaagagaagaaaGCAGCAACCcctcaagaaaagaagaaaaagagaggTAAGAAACAAGTTATTAAATCCCATAATCTTGGGATATCCCAATGCTCCAGTAACATACTTGAAATTACAGTAAATAATATGTTCTGAATGGAACTCTGTTGTCTAACTGCTACACACTGGCTTGGCTTTAGACAGCAGTGACGAGTCGGACACATCCGAAGACAGTGATATAGAGGGAGAAGCATCGTCTGCACTTTTCATGCAGGTAAATGAGCTGTTACTAACATAAGGACACCAGGACGGGGAGGGGAAATCCATATACCAGGGGTGtgcaaatggggaaaaaaaacaaaataaatacataaaatagttGTCCAAGGGACTTAAGTGGCAGTACATGACAATCTACATGTCCTGACATAAACTAATTTCAAATTAGAAAGTTTGGGAATTGTGCTTAGAGCTAGACATTGGCAGCGTTCTTCACCTCCAAATTTTTCCAAATTAAATCCGAATGGAAAAACTGAGACATGCAACTTGAAAAGTTCTCCAATTCGACTCTAGTCCTAACTGGCTCATTTTGCCTTTtggatttaatttgtgaaaatgtaTAGTTTAGTGTCTGAGTCTCTGTCCTCccccatagtgtgtgtgtggtgtgtgctggttgTATAATGTGTATTGTAATGCAGCTGTGACCTCCACTTTGAGGTTTAGCAGGATTACTGGGTTCTTGGATCCATGGCGATCTAGAGTGGGAGGATGACGGTTGTACCGCCGGCATGTGCCCATCTCTGTAATCGCTGCATTGCAGTCTGACAATTGTTAGTCAAACTGCATGCTGAAAATTCCGCCAGTTGCGCTTTATCTCACTAGAGGGTTCTGGGCTACAAGCTAGCCATTCCCAAGTTCTGGACCTGTCTTACAGGAGCCCAGATTCCTGATACGAAAAATGTCTCAATACATCTTTCATACGCCTATTTCCCCACAAACTTTTATATTCCCATCAGTGTTCTGTATTGCCTACGCTTCATATAACAAATATCGTGCTTTGCTGTCCACAATCCTGTTTAGAAAAAGAAGACCCCTCCAAAAAAAGATCGTAAGGGAGGCTCCAACAACAGCTCCCGTGGCAACAGTCGACCTGGGACTCCATCTCCTGACTCGGGAAACACATCAAACACGTTAAGAGCAGCAGCCAACAAACTGGAACAGGGTAAGCGGGGGTTGGGGGGAGTTATTGTAGAGGACAGACACAGTTGGGCTTTGAAACATTAGAATATTAATATGCCTTACTGAGAGAATTCTAGTGTGACTTTAGGCAGCTCATATTCTGTGGAGGACATGTTGGGTTTTCTATATTGTAACGTTAGCAGATGGCACCGGTGAGCTATGTACAGTTATGAAGTTCTGCAAGAAATTGACTAAGGGAGATGGTGATGGGGAGCCTTGTATGGTGAGAATGTTTACAGGATGAGGCAGGGCCCAATCTTGGCCAGGGCACTGGAAGATGACTTAACTACAGGCTGGCATTAAAAGAAGAAAGCATTCCTTTACCACACATTGATGTGAAGGTTACTCTCGAAATTCCAAACTTTAGCAAATCTGAATACACACAGTGTTCCAGAGTAATTAAACACACGGCACCAAGAATGTAAGGTGTATTAGcattgtcactgtgtgtgtttgtagtgttatATGGAGTTTGTTACGTGGAGAGTTGGCATGCAGATGTTTATTCATTCATTGCATCTGCTTGTTTTCAGTCCTATTAGTGCACTGCATCCCACCTGCCGCCATATGCCCCTCTCCCCCAGATTAAGCCGGGCCTGGGGTAAATGTAGCTGATTTATGGTTAGAATAGTCATAGTTTTGGACATGGTGCTGATGAGCAGTTACAATGTGAAGGAGATGCCACTTAAAAGTTGTGTAAAATTACAATGTTCACACTGTGTAAGGCAGATGGCGCTAGTGTGCTGTAAACTGTTATAACTTTCACCCACGTTGAAGTAGATGACGCTGGTGAGCTGTGTACGATGACAATGTTAACACTCTGTAAGGGCAACAGCCACAcacaaaagtgacttttttttttgcatcatttAATAGGTAAACGAGGGGCTGTCTCTCACTCTCCAGCAGCTAAACGGCTGAAGATGGATCCAGGTCCCCAAAACACATCTGGGAAATCCACTCCACAACCTCAGTCTGGAAAATCCACTCCGAGCAGCGGGTACGAGAGGAGTATTACATACCATCTGTCATTTAACGTGAGACAattctttatattaatattatttgccTATTTCTCACACAGTGATATCCAGCTGACAGAAGAGGCTGTGCGTCGCTACCTGACCCGCAAGCCCATGACAACAAAAGACCTCTTGAAGAAGTTTCAGACCAAGAAGACTGGCTTGAGCAGCGAGCAGACTGTGAATGTCCTTGCACAGATCCTGAAGAGACTGAACCCAGACCGCAAGATTGTGCACGAGAAGATGCACTTTTACCTCAAAGAGTGATCTACCTATCAGCTTTCTACACCACCAC
This Pelobates fuscus isolate aPelFus1 chromosome 3, aPelFus1.pri, whole genome shotgun sequence DNA region includes the following protein-coding sequences:
- the GTF2F1 gene encoding general transcription factor IIF subunit 1; the protein is MTSLGASSQSGSGQSVTEYVVRVPRNPSKRYNLMGFNAADKVDFSSWNQARMERDLSAKKMFQDEDLPESGAGSEFNRKQREEARRKKYGIILKEFKNEDQPWTLRVNGKAGRKFRGVKKGGVTENASYFIFTQCPDGAFEAFPVSNWYNFTPVAKHRTLTAEEAEQEWERRNKILNHFTIMQQRRLKDQGGDDDEEEGAGKQEKGGKNKKKKKKNDLKIHDLEDDLDLSSSESEESGEDGERRPKPQKKSSAQTKKKKKKHSDTEALEDSDDGDFEGQEVDYMSDDESSSDEQLPGKPTPAKEEDLPKGIDEGSESSEESEEEKVEEEEEEEKKAATPQEKKKKRDSSDESDTSEDSDIEGEASSALFMQKKKTPPKKDRKGGSNNSSRGNSRPGTPSPDSGNTSNTLRAAANKLEQGKRGAVSHSPAAKRLKMDPGPQNTSGKSTPQPQSGKSTPSSGDIQLTEEAVRRYLTRKPMTTKDLLKKFQTKKTGLSSEQTVNVLAQILKRLNPDRKIVHEKMHFYLKE